The following proteins are co-located in the Haliotis asinina isolate JCU_RB_2024 chromosome 13, JCU_Hal_asi_v2, whole genome shotgun sequence genome:
- the LOC137259228 gene encoding mucin-2-like isoform X2 encodes MMYTLAVLALIVLPVQAADVFSTCAYDSECPARSTCLPNGCRGMNCLCDQGYIASVDLTKCLVAGNISDPCNRNVKCISIMAFCSRGRCDCQMFFRRTEYNTCTYQGLKVLDEKCSRSSECADPSAECKNAICVCGQGYRKRTTREFWSDPDAINECIEVDTNQEYCNGEKVEPITTTTTTTTTTTTPTTTTTTTTTTTTTTTPTTTTSTTTTTPTTTTTTTTTTTPTTTTTTTTTTTPTTTTTTTTTTTPTTTTTTTTTTTPTTTTTTTTTPTTTTTTTTTTTPTTTTTTTTTTTPTTTTTTTTTTTPTTTTTTTTTPTTTTTTTTTTTPTTTTSTTTTTTPTTTTTTTTTPTTTTTTTTTTTPTTTTTTTTTTTPTTTTTTTTRPTTTTTTTTTTTPTTTTTTTTTTTPTTTTTTTTTTTPTTTTTTTTTTTTTTTTTTTTTPTTTTTTTTTTTPTTTTTTTTTPTTTTTTTTTTTPTTTTTTTTTTTPTTTTTTTTRPTTTTTTTTTTTPTTTTTTTTTTTPTTTTTTTTTTTPTTTTTTTTTTTTTTTTTTTTTPTTTTTTTTTTTPTTTTTTTTTTPTTTTTTTTTTPPTTTPTTTTTTTTTPTTTTTTTTTTPTTTTTTTTTTTPTTTTTTTTTTTTTTTTTTTTTPTTTTTTTTTTTPTTTTTTTTTPTTTTTTTTTTTPTTTTTTTTTTTPTTTTTTTTTPTTTTTTTSTTTTTTTTTTPPTTTPTTTTTTTTTPTTTTTTTTTTPTTTTTTTTTTPPTTTTTTTTTTPTTTTTTATTPTTTTTTTTTTPTTTTTTTTTTTPTTTTTTTTRPTTTTTTTSTTTTTTTTTTPPTTTPTTTTPTTTTTTTTTTTPTTTTTITTTTTPTTTIATTTTPTMTTTTTTTTSTTTTTTTTTTPPTTTPTTTTTTTTTPTTTTTTTTITTTPTTTTTTTTPTSTTTSTTTTPTTTPTIATTPTTTTTITTAQTTTSTTTTPTTTTTTTTPTMTTTTTTATTPTATTTTATTTTSTTTTPTTTTTSTTATTPTTTTTTTTATTTSTPTTITTTTMPTTTPTTTPPTTTTPTTTTTTTTTTTTTTTTTTTTTTTPTTTTSTTTTIPETTTTTTTTTTPTTATTATTSTTTTTTTTANTRPTTSTSMPPTSRIPAITASTTTTVATTATMTPSTTTTTQTTATTAHTLTNISMTTPTTSNTTATSAGSTDDEDEAGGGGDQDEGDRTPGITGTPTVTIVTVSVVTGLLFLGLMILLLALLCRRYPFAFRSRSRSTNSSRLGTDSDTLKIPRPFVAYLPFYYTPYSTWRSAYYADMPMYYFNNGYVFEGEESIKGPL; translated from the exons ATGATGTATACGCTGGCAGTCCTGGCCCTCATTGTGTTACCTGTACAAG CTGCGGATGTGTTTTCCACTTGCGCCTACGACAGCGAATGTCCAGCTAGATCCACGTGCTTGCCCAATGGCTGTCGAGGGATGAACTGCTTGTGTGACCAGGGCTACATAGCTTCTGTGGATCTGACGAAGTGTTTAGTTG CCGGAAACATATCCGACCCGTGCAACCGCAATGTCAAGTGTATCTCCATCATGGCGTTCTGCAGCAGGGGGCGATGTGATTGTCAGATGTTCTTCCGGAGAACCGAATACAACACCTGTACTTATCAGGGTCTTAAG GTACTGGATGAGAAGTGCAGTAGGAGCAGTGAATGCGCTGATCCCTCCGCCGAGTGCAAGAACGCCATTTGTGTTTGTGGGCAAGGATACCGTAAGCGGACGACGAGAGAGTTCTGGTCTGACCCAGATGCAATTAATGAATGCATCGAAGTGGACACAAACCAAG AATATTGCAACGGGGAAAAAGTAGAGCcgataacaacaacaacgacgacaACCACTACCACAACAACACCAACGACGACCACTACAACAacgactactactaccaccactacaacaccAACGACGACCACctctactaccaccacaacaccaacaactacaactaccactaccaccactacaacaccaacaactacaactaccactaccaccactacaacaccaacaactacaactaccactaccaccactacaacaccaacaactacaactaccactaccaccactacaacaccaacaactactactaccactaccacaacACCCACAAcgaccactactactaccaccacgaCAACACCAacgactacaactactactaccactaccacaacaccaacaacgaccactactactaccaccacaacaacaccaacgactacaactaccactaccacaacgccaacaaccaccaccactactaccaccacgaCAACACCAACAACGACCACCTCTACTACCACCACGACAACACCAacgactacaactactactaccacaacgccaacaaccaccaccactactaccaccacgacaacaccaacaactacaactactactaccaccactacaacaccaacaactacaactactactaccacaagGCCAACAAcgaccactactactaccaccacgacaacaccaacaactacaacaactactaccaccacgacaacaccaacaactacaacaactactactactacgacaaCACCAacgactacaactactaccaccactaccacaacaacgactacaactactactaccacgacaacaccaacaactacaacaactactaccaccacGACAACACCAacgactacaactactactaccacaacgccaacaaccaccaccactactaccaccacgacaacaccaacaactacaactaccactaccaccactacaacaccaacaactacaactactactaccacaagGCCAACAAcgaccactactactaccaccacgacaacaccaacaactacaacaactactaccaccacgacaacaccaacaactacaacaactactactactacgacaaCACCAacgactacaactactaccaccactaccacaacaacgactacaactactactaccacgacaacaccaacaactacaacaactactaccactACGACAACACCAacgactacaactactaccaccacaacaacaccaacaactacaactactaccaccactactacaccaCCTActacaacaccaacaactacaactactactaccacaacgCCAACGACGACAACTACTACCACCACGacaacaccaacaactacaacaactactaccaccactacaacaccaacgactacaactactactaccaccacgaCAACGACGACCACAACTACTACCACCACGacaacaccaacaactacaacaactactaccaccactacaacaccaacgactacaactactactaccacaacgccaacaacgaccactactactactaccacgacAACACCAacgactacaactactactaccaccactacaacaccaacaactacaactactactacaaccacgcCAACAACGACCACCACTACTACATCAacgactacaactactaccaccactactacaccaCCTActacaacaccaacaactacaactactactaccacaacgCCAACGACGACCACAACTACCACCACGacaacaccaacaactacaacaactactaccaccactacaccaccaacaactacaactactaccaccactacaacaccaacgactacaactactactgccacAACGCCAAcgaccactactactactaccaccacaacaccaacgactacaactactactaccaccacaacaacaccaacaactacaactactactaccacaagGCCAACAACgaccactactactacatcaacgactacaactactaccaccactactacaccaCCTActacaacaccaacaactacaacaccaacaactacaactactactaccaccacgacaacaccaacaactacaactactattaCCACAACGACAACACCAACGACTACAATTGCTACTACGACAACACCAACAATGaccaccactactacaaccACGACATCAacgactacaactactaccaccactactacaccaCCTActacaacaccaacaactacaactactactaccacaacaccaacaactactaccaccactactacaatCACGACAACACCAacgactacaactactacaacaacgcCGACATCAACAACTACTAGTACCACCACTACACCAACTACAACTCCAACTATTGCAACAACGCCAACAACAACCACTACCATCACTACAGCACAAACAACTACTAGTACCACCACAACaccaactacaactactaccacgACAACGCCAACAAtgaccactactactaccactgctacaaCACCAacagctacaactacaacagctacaactacaacttctaccactacaacaccaacaactactacaacatcaacaactgcaactactccaactaccactacaacaactacgactgctactactaccagcaCACCAACAACCATAACAACTACTACAATGCCAACAACTACACCTACTACCACGCCACCAACAACTACTACACctactacaactaccaccacaacaactactacaactaccactacaacaactactacaactaccactacaaccCCTACAACTACCACTAGTACAACTACTACAATACCAGAAACTACAACAACGACTACCActacaacaacaccaacaactgcTACTACAgcaactacatctacaactaccactaccaccacaactgCAAATACCAGACCTACAACGTCTACGTCAATGCCACCAACATCAAGAATACCCGCAATCACAGCCAGTACAACAACTACGGTGGCCACAACTGCTACGATGACGCCAAGTACGACCACAACCACTCAAACAACAGCAACCACAGCACAtacacttacaaatatatcaatgacaACACCTACTACCTCCAACACAACAGCAACCTCAGCTGGTTCGACCGACGACGAAGATGAGGCAG GGGGTGGCGGTGACCAGGACGAGGGTGATCGTACCCCAGGCATAACGGGCACACCTACAG TGACAATAGTAACAGTGTCTGTTGTAACAGGCCTGTTGTTCCTGGGCCTCATGATACTACTGCTAGCATTGCTGTGCCGAAG
- the LOC137259228 gene encoding mucin-2-like isoform X1 — protein sequence MMELSLHTKMMYTLAVLALIVLPVQAADVFSTCAYDSECPARSTCLPNGCRGMNCLCDQGYIASVDLTKCLVAGNISDPCNRNVKCISIMAFCSRGRCDCQMFFRRTEYNTCTYQGLKVLDEKCSRSSECADPSAECKNAICVCGQGYRKRTTREFWSDPDAINECIEVDTNQEYCNGEKVEPITTTTTTTTTTTTPTTTTTTTTTTTTTTTPTTTTSTTTTTPTTTTTTTTTTTPTTTTTTTTTTTPTTTTTTTTTTTPTTTTTTTTTTTPTTTTTTTTTPTTTTTTTTTTTPTTTTTTTTTTTPTTTTTTTTTTTPTTTTTTTTTPTTTTTTTTTTTPTTTTSTTTTTTPTTTTTTTTTPTTTTTTTTTTTPTTTTTTTTTTTPTTTTTTTTRPTTTTTTTTTTTPTTTTTTTTTTTPTTTTTTTTTTTPTTTTTTTTTTTTTTTTTTTTTPTTTTTTTTTTTPTTTTTTTTTPTTTTTTTTTTTPTTTTTTTTTTTPTTTTTTTTRPTTTTTTTTTTTPTTTTTTTTTTTPTTTTTTTTTTTPTTTTTTTTTTTTTTTTTTTTTPTTTTTTTTTTTPTTTTTTTTTTPTTTTTTTTTTPPTTTPTTTTTTTTTPTTTTTTTTTTPTTTTTTTTTTTPTTTTTTTTTTTTTTTTTTTTTPTTTTTTTTTTTPTTTTTTTTTPTTTTTTTTTTTPTTTTTTTTTTTPTTTTTTTTTPTTTTTTTSTTTTTTTTTTPPTTTPTTTTTTTTTPTTTTTTTTTTPTTTTTTTTTTPPTTTTTTTTTTPTTTTTTATTPTTTTTTTTTTPTTTTTTTTTTTPTTTTTTTTRPTTTTTTTSTTTTTTTTTTPPTTTPTTTTPTTTTTTTTTTTPTTTTTITTTTTPTTTIATTTTPTMTTTTTTTTSTTTTTTTTTTPPTTTPTTTTTTTTTPTTTTTTTTITTTPTTTTTTTTPTSTTTSTTTTPTTTPTIATTPTTTTTITTAQTTTSTTTTPTTTTTTTTPTMTTTTTTATTPTATTTTATTTTSTTTTPTTTTTSTTATTPTTTTTTTTATTTSTPTTITTTTMPTTTPTTTPPTTTTPTTTTTTTTTTTTTTTTTTTTTTTPTTTTSTTTTIPETTTTTTTTTTPTTATTATTSTTTTTTTTANTRPTTSTSMPPTSRIPAITASTTTTVATTATMTPSTTTTTQTTATTAHTLTNISMTTPTTSNTTATSAGSTDDEDEAGGGGDQDEGDRTPGITGTPTVTIVTVSVVTGLLFLGLMILLLALLCRRYPFAFRSRSRSTNSSRLGTDSDTLKIPRPFVAYLPFYYTPYSTWRSAYYADMPMYYFNNGYVFEGEESIKGPL from the exons ATGATGTATACGCTGGCAGTCCTGGCCCTCATTGTGTTACCTGTACAAG CTGCGGATGTGTTTTCCACTTGCGCCTACGACAGCGAATGTCCAGCTAGATCCACGTGCTTGCCCAATGGCTGTCGAGGGATGAACTGCTTGTGTGACCAGGGCTACATAGCTTCTGTGGATCTGACGAAGTGTTTAGTTG CCGGAAACATATCCGACCCGTGCAACCGCAATGTCAAGTGTATCTCCATCATGGCGTTCTGCAGCAGGGGGCGATGTGATTGTCAGATGTTCTTCCGGAGAACCGAATACAACACCTGTACTTATCAGGGTCTTAAG GTACTGGATGAGAAGTGCAGTAGGAGCAGTGAATGCGCTGATCCCTCCGCCGAGTGCAAGAACGCCATTTGTGTTTGTGGGCAAGGATACCGTAAGCGGACGACGAGAGAGTTCTGGTCTGACCCAGATGCAATTAATGAATGCATCGAAGTGGACACAAACCAAG AATATTGCAACGGGGAAAAAGTAGAGCcgataacaacaacaacgacgacaACCACTACCACAACAACACCAACGACGACCACTACAACAacgactactactaccaccactacaacaccAACGACGACCACctctactaccaccacaacaccaacaactacaactaccactaccaccactacaacaccaacaactacaactaccactaccaccactacaacaccaacaactacaactaccactaccaccactacaacaccaacaactacaactaccactaccaccactacaacaccaacaactactactaccactaccacaacACCCACAAcgaccactactactaccaccacgaCAACACCAacgactacaactactactaccactaccacaacaccaacaacgaccactactactaccaccacaacaacaccaacgactacaactaccactaccacaacgccaacaaccaccaccactactaccaccacgaCAACACCAACAACGACCACCTCTACTACCACCACGACAACACCAacgactacaactactactaccacaacgccaacaaccaccaccactactaccaccacgacaacaccaacaactacaactactactaccaccactacaacaccaacaactacaactactactaccacaagGCCAACAAcgaccactactactaccaccacgacaacaccaacaactacaacaactactaccaccacgacaacaccaacaactacaacaactactactactacgacaaCACCAacgactacaactactaccaccactaccacaacaacgactacaactactactaccacgacaacaccaacaactacaacaactactaccaccacGACAACACCAacgactacaactactactaccacaacgccaacaaccaccaccactactaccaccacgacaacaccaacaactacaactaccactaccaccactacaacaccaacaactacaactactactaccacaagGCCAACAAcgaccactactactaccaccacgacaacaccaacaactacaacaactactaccaccacgacaacaccaacaactacaacaactactactactacgacaaCACCAacgactacaactactaccaccactaccacaacaacgactacaactactactaccacgacaacaccaacaactacaacaactactaccactACGACAACACCAacgactacaactactaccaccacaacaacaccaacaactacaactactaccaccactactacaccaCCTActacaacaccaacaactacaactactactaccacaacgCCAACGACGACAACTACTACCACCACGacaacaccaacaactacaacaactactaccaccactacaacaccaacgactacaactactactaccaccacgaCAACGACGACCACAACTACTACCACCACGacaacaccaacaactacaacaactactaccaccactacaacaccaacgactacaactactactaccacaacgccaacaacgaccactactactactaccacgacAACACCAacgactacaactactactaccaccactacaacaccaacaactacaactactactacaaccacgcCAACAACGACCACCACTACTACATCAacgactacaactactaccaccactactacaccaCCTActacaacaccaacaactacaactactactaccacaacgCCAACGACGACCACAACTACCACCACGacaacaccaacaactacaacaactactaccaccactacaccaccaacaactacaactactaccaccactacaacaccaacgactacaactactactgccacAACGCCAAcgaccactactactactaccaccacaacaccaacgactacaactactactaccaccacaacaacaccaacaactacaactactactaccacaagGCCAACAACgaccactactactacatcaacgactacaactactaccaccactactacaccaCCTActacaacaccaacaactacaacaccaacaactacaactactactaccaccacgacaacaccaacaactacaactactattaCCACAACGACAACACCAACGACTACAATTGCTACTACGACAACACCAACAATGaccaccactactacaaccACGACATCAacgactacaactactaccaccactactacaccaCCTActacaacaccaacaactacaactactactaccacaacaccaacaactactaccaccactactacaatCACGACAACACCAacgactacaactactacaacaacgcCGACATCAACAACTACTAGTACCACCACTACACCAACTACAACTCCAACTATTGCAACAACGCCAACAACAACCACTACCATCACTACAGCACAAACAACTACTAGTACCACCACAACaccaactacaactactaccacgACAACGCCAACAAtgaccactactactaccactgctacaaCACCAacagctacaactacaacagctacaactacaacttctaccactacaacaccaacaactactacaacatcaacaactgcaactactccaactaccactacaacaactacgactgctactactaccagcaCACCAACAACCATAACAACTACTACAATGCCAACAACTACACCTACTACCACGCCACCAACAACTACTACACctactacaactaccaccacaacaactactacaactaccactacaacaactactacaactaccactacaaccCCTACAACTACCACTAGTACAACTACTACAATACCAGAAACTACAACAACGACTACCActacaacaacaccaacaactgcTACTACAgcaactacatctacaactaccactaccaccacaactgCAAATACCAGACCTACAACGTCTACGTCAATGCCACCAACATCAAGAATACCCGCAATCACAGCCAGTACAACAACTACGGTGGCCACAACTGCTACGATGACGCCAAGTACGACCACAACCACTCAAACAACAGCAACCACAGCACAtacacttacaaatatatcaatgacaACACCTACTACCTCCAACACAACAGCAACCTCAGCTGGTTCGACCGACGACGAAGATGAGGCAG GGGGTGGCGGTGACCAGGACGAGGGTGATCGTACCCCAGGCATAACGGGCACACCTACAG TGACAATAGTAACAGTGTCTGTTGTAACAGGCCTGTTGTTCCTGGGCCTCATGATACTACTGCTAGCATTGCTGTGCCGAAG
- the LOC137259228 gene encoding probable serine/threonine-protein kinase clkA isoform X3 yields the protein MHRSGHKPRILQRGKSRADNNNNDDNHYHNNTNDDHYNNDYYYHHYNTNDDHLYYHHNTNNYNYHYHHYNTNNYNYHYHHYNTNNYNYHYHHYNTNNYNYHYHHYNTNNYYYHYHNTHNDHYYYHHDNTNDYNYYYHYHNTNNDHYYYHHNNTNDYNYHYHNANNHHHYYHHDNTNNDHLYYHHDNTNDYNYYYHNANNHHHYYHHDNTNNYNYYYHHYNTNNYNYYYHKANNDHYYYHHDNTNNYNNYYHHDNTNNYNNYYYYDNTNDYNYYHHYHNNDYNYYYHDNTNNYNNYYHHDNTNDYNYYYHNANNHHHYYHHDNTNNYNYHYHHYNTNNYNYYYHKANNDHYYYHHDNTNNYNNYYHHDNTNNYNNYYYYDNTNDYNYYHHYHNNDYNYYYHDNTNNYNNYYHYDNTNDYNYYHHNNTNNYNYYHHYYTTYYNTNNYNYYYHNANDDNYYHHDNTNNYNNYYHHYNTNDYNYYYHHDNDDHNYYHHDNTNNYNNYYHHYNTNDYNYYYHNANNDHYYYYHDNTNDYNYYYHHYNTNNYNYYYNHANNDHHYYINDYNYYHHYYTTYYNTNNYNYYYHNANDDHNYHHDNTNNYNNYYHHYTTNNYNYYHHYNTNDYNYYCHNANDHYYYYHHNTNDYNYYYHHNNTNNYNYYYHKANNDHYYYINDYNYYHHYYTTYYNTNNYNTNNYNYYYHHDNTNNYNYYYHNDNTNDYNCYYDNTNNDHHYYNHDINDYNYYHHYYTTYYNTNNYNYYYHNTNNYYHHYYNHDNTNDYNYYNNADINNY from the exons ATGCATCGAAGTGGACACAAACCAAG AATATTGCAACGGGGAAAAAGTAGAGCcgataacaacaacaacgacgacaACCACTACCACAACAACACCAACGACGACCACTACAACAacgactactactaccaccactacaacaccAACGACGACCACctctactaccaccacaacaccaacaactacaactaccactaccaccactacaacaccaacaactacaactaccactaccaccactacaacaccaacaactacaactaccactaccaccactacaacaccaacaactacaactaccactaccaccactacaacaccaacaactactactaccactaccacaacACCCACAAcgaccactactactaccaccacgaCAACACCAacgactacaactactactaccactaccacaacaccaacaacgaccactactactaccaccacaacaacaccaacgactacaactaccactaccacaacgccaacaaccaccaccactactaccaccacgaCAACACCAACAACGACCACCTCTACTACCACCACGACAACACCAacgactacaactactactaccacaacgccaacaaccaccaccactactaccaccacgacaacaccaacaactacaactactactaccaccactacaacaccaacaactacaactactactaccacaagGCCAACAAcgaccactactactaccaccacgacaacaccaacaactacaacaactactaccaccacgacaacaccaacaactacaacaactactactactacgacaaCACCAacgactacaactactaccaccactaccacaacaacgactacaactactactaccacgacaacaccaacaactacaacaactactaccaccacGACAACACCAacgactacaactactactaccacaacgccaacaaccaccaccactactaccaccacgacaacaccaacaactacaactaccactaccaccactacaacaccaacaactacaactactactaccacaagGCCAACAAcgaccactactactaccaccacgacaacaccaacaactacaacaactactaccaccacgacaacaccaacaactacaacaactactactactacgacaaCACCAacgactacaactactaccaccactaccacaacaacgactacaactactactaccacgacaacaccaacaactacaacaactactaccactACGACAACACCAacgactacaactactaccaccacaacaacaccaacaactacaactactaccaccactactacaccaCCTActacaacaccaacaactacaactactactaccacaacgCCAACGACGACAACTACTACCACCACGacaacaccaacaactacaacaactactaccaccactacaacaccaacgactacaactactactaccaccacgaCAACGACGACCACAACTACTACCACCACGacaacaccaacaactacaacaactactaccaccactacaacaccaacgactacaactactactaccacaacgccaacaacgaccactactactactaccacgacAACACCAacgactacaactactactaccaccactacaacaccaacaactacaactactactacaaccacgcCAACAACGACCACCACTACTACATCAacgactacaactactaccaccactactacaccaCCTActacaacaccaacaactacaactactactaccacaacgCCAACGACGACCACAACTACCACCACGacaacaccaacaactacaacaactactaccaccactacaccaccaacaactacaactactaccaccactacaacaccaacgactacaactactactgccacAACGCCAAcgaccactactactactaccaccacaacaccaacgactacaactactactaccaccacaacaacaccaacaactacaactactactaccacaagGCCAACAACgaccactactactacatcaacgactacaactactaccaccactactacaccaCCTActacaacaccaacaactacaacaccaacaactacaactactactaccaccacgacaacaccaacaactacaactactattaCCACAACGACAACACCAACGACTACAATTGCTACTACGACAACACCAACAATGaccaccactactacaaccACGACATCAacgactacaactactaccaccactactacaccaCCTActacaacaccaacaactacaactactactaccacaacaccaacaactactaccaccactactacaatCACGACAACACCAacgactacaactactacaacaacgcCGACATCAACAACTACTAG